A window of the Elgaria multicarinata webbii isolate HBS135686 ecotype San Diego chromosome 22, rElgMul1.1.pri, whole genome shotgun sequence genome harbors these coding sequences:
- the LOC134412627 gene encoding ribonuclease pancreatic-like has product MASKGTPAMVFLLIALSAISLSRTQNPEAFRRKHVTLLDRMDNNQCDSEIRNRQVNQNSCKWVNTFIHAPKELVDRACAAGTPYVMNNVEYKKSAEKFLVTSCRLSQEVPKGCRYRAEASSLKYIVVSCDQNDRPVHLAGTLRDDTGGKKDKESWTSKPPLPNFANGVKCHWCLWGCLCMVWVKAAFCWPGCGVF; this is encoded by the coding sequence ATGGCTTCAAAGGGAACACCTGCGATGGTCTTCCTCCTCATCGCCCTCTCCGCCATCAGCCTCTCTCGCACTCAGAACCCAGAGGCCTTCCGAAGGAAACACGTGACGCTGTTGGACAGAATGGACAACAACCAGTGTGACAGCGAGATACGGAACCGCCAGGTGAACCAAAACAGCTGCAAATGGGTGAACACCTTCATCCATGCGCCCAAGGAGCTGGTCGACCGCGCTTGTGCCGCTGGGACGCCGTACGTGATGAACAACGTGGAATATAAGAAGAGTGCCGAAAAGTTCCTCGTCACGAGCTGCAGGCTCTCCCAGGAGGTCCCGAAAGGCTGCAGGTACAGGGCGGAAGCCAGCAGCTTGAAATACATTGTTGTTTCTTGCGACCAGAATGACCGGCCGGTCCATCTGGCCGGGACGCTCAGGGATGACACGGGCGGGAAGAAGGACAAGGAAAGTTGGACCTCAAAGCCGCCCCTGCCGAATTTTGCAAATGGCGTCAAATGCCACTGGTGTCTCTGGGGGTGTCTGTGCATGGTTTGGGTTAAGGCAGCCTTTTGCTGGCCCGGATGTGGCGTCTTTTAA